In a genomic window of Cynocephalus volans isolate mCynVol1 chromosome 1, mCynVol1.pri, whole genome shotgun sequence:
- the LOC134374985 gene encoding WAP four-disulfide core domain protein 6A-like, producing the protein MGLSGLLPILLSLILLEDVQESGLVKGFFLKTCPKIRVKCEIKERNQCTKHRHCPEKMKCCLFSCGKKCLDLRKDTCSMPKEVGPCMAYIPRWWYDKETETCSEFIYGGCQGNSNNFQSEAVCMVTCQRKRKFQGSQSTMLTGATLRSLGVAGPY; encoded by the exons ATGGGACTCTCGGGACTTCTGCCTATCCTGTTATCACTCATCCTCCTGGAGGATGTCCAGGAATCTGGGCTGGTTaaggggttctttctca AAACATGCCCCAAAATCAGAGTAAAATGCGAAATCAAGGAAAGGAACCAATGCACGAAGCACAGACATTGCCCGGAAAAGATGAAGTGCTGCTTGTTCAGCTGTGGAAAGAAATGTTTAGACCTCCGAAAAG ATACATGCAGCATGCCAAAGGAAGTTGGCCCCTGCATGGCCTACATTCCACGCTGGTGGTATGATAAAGAAACGGAGACCTGCTCCGAATTCATctatggtggttgccaagggaaCAGTAACAACTTCCAATCTGAAGCTGTCTGCATGGTCACCTGCCAAAGAAAACGTAAGTTCCAGGGTTCCCAGTCTACCATGCTCACTGGGGCCACACTGAGAAGTCTAGGTGTTGCTGGTCCATACTAA
- the LOC134375069 gene encoding eppin-like: protein MESSGLLCILVLFILFANVQGTRLNNCKYLRVGPLPSKAHGCTTASSLGKCPRIREKCEFKERDMCTSNRECEDSKKCCVLSCGKKCLDLKKDICKMPKESGPCMAYFLRWWYSKENNTCSSFIYGGCQGNNNNFQTKSICQNTCKKTR from the exons ATGGAATCTTCTGGACTTTTGTGCATCCTGGTGCTATTTATCCTCTTTGCGAATGTCCAGGGAACTCGTCTAAATAACTGTAAGTATTTACG GGTGGGCCCTTTGCCCTCCAAGGCTCATGGTTGTACAACTGCTTCTTCCCTAGGGAAATGCCCCAGAATCAGAGAGAAATGTGAATTCAAAGAAAGAGACATGTGTACGAGCAACAGAGAATGTGAGGACAGCAAGAAGTGTTGCGTTCTCAGctgtggaaaaaaatgtttagatcTTAAAAAAG ACATATGCAAGATGCCAAAAGAATCTGGCCCCTGCATGGCTTATTTTCTTCGTTGGTGGTATAGTAAGGAAAATAACACCTGCTCCAGCTTTATCTATGGTGGCTGCCAGGGAAACAATAACAACTTCCAAACCAAAAGCATCTGCCAGAATACCTGCAAAAAAACAC GGTAG